Proteins co-encoded in one Opitutus terrae PB90-1 genomic window:
- a CDS encoding RrF2 family transcriptional regulator, which translates to MKISTKVDYACRVLAELARLHGSGELAQIEHLARVEKLPPNFLAQILSELRNGGLITSRRGIQGGYALARPPDQISLYDIITLIDGAVLELSGNHEGRSGRRIRQVWLEIRESFEEKTKRYTLDQLVTKAPEEMYYI; encoded by the coding sequence ATGAAGATTTCCACCAAGGTCGATTACGCGTGCCGCGTGTTGGCGGAACTCGCGCGGCTGCACGGCAGCGGCGAGCTCGCGCAGATTGAGCACCTCGCGCGGGTGGAGAAGCTGCCGCCAAATTTTCTCGCGCAGATCCTGAGCGAACTCCGCAACGGCGGATTGATCACCAGCCGCCGCGGCATTCAGGGAGGTTACGCGCTCGCCCGACCGCCGGACCAGATCTCGCTCTACGACATCATCACGCTGATCGATGGCGCCGTGCTTGAGCTGAGCGGCAATCACGAGGGTCGCTCCGGCCGGCGGATTCGTCAGGTGTGGCTCGAGATCCGCGAATCATTCGAAGAGAAAACCAAGCGTTATACCCTCGACCAGCTCGTCACGAAGGCGCCCGAGGAAATGTACTACATCTGA
- a CDS encoding sulfate adenylyltransferase subunit 1 encodes MSATASPSQDSRFVFPELAPPIPEPRTVTPPVDILRFNTCGSVDDGKSTLIGRLLFDSKSIMEDQLEALERSADITGGGQINLANLTDGLRAEREQGITIDVAYRYFATPRRKFIIADTPGHVQYTRNMVTGASTANLSIILVDARAGVIEQSRRHTAIASLLRIPHLVVAVNKMDLVEWSETRFNEIRAQFEEFLPRLGIKDVKFIPISALNGDNVVTPSTHTPWYDGPTLLGHLETVHIASDWNLSGFRLPVQWVNRPNTPTDPRLHDFRGFSGQIAGGIVRVGQKVLALPAGIVSTVKEIWTYDGTVEEAFCPQSVTLVLADDIDISRGSIITGLEPRIGAATELHAKICWMHPRPLQRGRKYLLKHSTNTVQAVVSEIEHRLDISTLERANGPTELAMNDLGEIRIRTAKPIYYDGYATNRLTGSFILIEPGTHATVGAGMLMPPAELARPETGDYVI; translated from the coding sequence ATGTCCGCCACTGCCTCTCCCTCCCAGGATTCGCGATTCGTATTTCCCGAACTCGCGCCGCCGATCCCCGAGCCGCGAACGGTGACTCCGCCGGTCGACATTCTCCGCTTCAACACCTGCGGCAGCGTCGATGATGGCAAGTCCACGCTGATCGGCCGGCTGCTCTTCGATTCAAAATCGATCATGGAGGACCAGCTCGAAGCGCTCGAGCGTTCCGCGGACATCACCGGCGGCGGCCAGATCAATCTCGCCAACCTCACCGACGGGCTCCGTGCCGAACGCGAGCAGGGCATCACCATCGACGTCGCCTATCGCTACTTCGCCACGCCGCGCCGGAAGTTCATCATCGCCGACACTCCTGGCCACGTCCAATACACGCGCAACATGGTCACCGGCGCGAGCACGGCGAACCTGTCGATCATCCTCGTCGACGCCCGCGCCGGCGTGATCGAGCAGAGCCGCCGGCACACGGCCATCGCTTCGTTGCTCCGCATTCCGCACCTCGTCGTCGCGGTGAACAAGATGGACCTCGTCGAGTGGAGCGAGACGCGGTTCAACGAAATCCGCGCGCAATTTGAGGAGTTTCTTCCGCGGCTCGGGATCAAGGACGTGAAGTTCATTCCGATCAGCGCGCTCAACGGCGACAACGTCGTCACGCCTTCGACGCACACGCCGTGGTACGACGGGCCCACGCTGCTCGGGCATCTCGAGACGGTGCACATCGCGAGCGACTGGAACCTCAGCGGCTTCCGCCTGCCGGTGCAGTGGGTCAACCGACCCAACACTCCCACCGATCCGCGGTTGCACGACTTCCGGGGCTTCAGCGGTCAGATCGCCGGCGGCATCGTGCGCGTCGGACAGAAGGTGCTCGCGCTGCCGGCTGGCATCGTCTCGACGGTGAAGGAAATCTGGACCTACGACGGCACGGTCGAGGAGGCGTTTTGCCCGCAATCGGTCACGCTCGTGCTCGCGGATGATATCGATATCAGCCGTGGCAGCATCATTACCGGGCTGGAGCCGCGCATCGGCGCCGCCACCGAGCTGCACGCAAAAATCTGCTGGATGCACCCGCGCCCGCTGCAGCGCGGACGGAAGTATCTGCTCAAGCACAGCACCAACACCGTGCAGGCGGTCGTGAGTGAGATCGAACACCGGCTCGATATCAGCACGCTCGAACGCGCGAACGGGCCGACCGAGCTCGCCATGAATGATCTCGGCGAAATCCGCATCCGCACCGCGAAACCGATTTACTACGACGGTTACGCGACGAACCGGCTCACGGGCTCGTTCATCCTGATCGAGCCGGGCACCCACGCCACCGTCGGCGCCGGCATGCTCATGCCGCCCGCCGAACTCGCCCGTCCCGAGACCGGCGACTACGTGATCTGA
- the cysD gene encoding sulfate adenylyltransferase subunit CysD, whose translation MREVAGEFERPALLFSGGKDSICLLRLAEKAFRPAELPLPLLNVDTGHHFPELNEFRDRRAAQLGAKLIIRKVEDAIATGIATPAPGEVSRNRLQIPTLLAAIEEFRFDCCIGGARRDEEKARAKERFFSFRDSFGQWDPKNQRPEIWNLFNGRLNPGENMRVFPLSNWTEMDVWEYIRREKLDVPSIYFSHRRTCVRRGGQWLPVNGIVPPKPNETVRELVVRVRTIGDIISTGMIESPADDVDDIIAEIAAARVTERGARADDRTSEAAMEDRKKAGYF comes from the coding sequence ATGCGCGAAGTCGCGGGCGAATTCGAACGCCCCGCGCTGCTCTTCTCCGGCGGCAAGGATTCGATCTGCCTGCTGCGGCTCGCCGAGAAAGCCTTCCGTCCCGCCGAACTGCCGCTGCCGTTGCTGAACGTCGACACCGGTCACCATTTTCCCGAGTTGAACGAATTCCGCGACCGTCGCGCCGCCCAACTTGGCGCGAAACTGATCATCCGGAAAGTCGAGGACGCGATCGCCACCGGCATCGCCACACCCGCGCCCGGCGAGGTCAGCCGCAACCGGCTGCAGATCCCCACGCTGCTCGCCGCGATCGAAGAGTTCCGCTTCGACTGCTGCATCGGCGGCGCGCGGCGTGATGAGGAAAAGGCGCGCGCCAAGGAGCGGTTCTTCAGTTTCCGCGACAGCTTTGGTCAGTGGGATCCGAAAAACCAGCGGCCGGAAATCTGGAATCTCTTCAATGGCCGGCTGAATCCGGGCGAAAACATGCGCGTGTTTCCGCTCAGCAACTGGACGGAAATGGACGTCTGGGAATACATCCGCCGCGAGAAGCTCGACGTGCCCAGCATCTACTTCAGCCATCGCCGCACCTGCGTCCGCCGCGGCGGCCAATGGCTGCCGGTAAACGGCATCGTGCCCCCCAAGCCCAACGAAACCGTACGCGAACTCGTGGTGCGCGTCCGCACCATCGGCGACATCATCAGCACCGGCATGATCGAATCACCCGCCGATGACGTCGACGACATCATCGCCGAGATCGCGGCCGCGCGCGTCACGGAGCGCGGCGCGCGCGCCGACGACCGCACGTCCGAAGCCGCGATGGAAGATCGCAAGAAGGCGGGGTATTTTTGA
- a CDS encoding phosphoadenosine phosphosulfate reductase family protein: MSPTEIHHWNLALRSQSPLEIVRWAIAKANGRAIVSTNFRPYEAVVLHLATQVQPDIPVLWVDHGYNRAATYRHAEQLRAQLGLNLKAYLPRISPAHRDAIHGEIPTPADEDALKQFSAVMKLEPFQRGMKELAPTVWITALRKVQNPNRAELDIVSPDGNFGTLKVSPVFHSSDAEMEAYLTKHGLPNEWDYFDPAKADEKRECGLHASWGAQAVATV, translated from the coding sequence ATGTCCCCGACCGAAATTCACCACTGGAACCTCGCGCTTCGCTCGCAGTCGCCGCTGGAAATCGTCCGCTGGGCCATCGCGAAAGCCAACGGCCGCGCAATCGTCTCAACCAATTTTCGTCCTTACGAAGCTGTCGTCCTCCACCTCGCCACCCAGGTGCAGCCGGACATTCCCGTCCTCTGGGTCGACCATGGCTACAACCGCGCCGCCACGTATCGCCACGCCGAGCAGCTGCGGGCGCAGCTTGGACTCAACCTGAAAGCTTACCTGCCGCGGATCAGCCCCGCCCATCGCGACGCAATTCACGGCGAGATCCCGACGCCCGCCGACGAGGACGCGCTCAAACAATTCAGCGCCGTCATGAAGCTCGAGCCGTTTCAACGCGGCATGAAGGAACTCGCGCCTACCGTGTGGATCACCGCGTTGCGCAAGGTGCAGAATCCGAACCGCGCAGAGCTCGACATCGTCTCGCCCGACGGAAACTTCGGCACGCTCAAGGTGAGTCCCGTCTTCCACTCGAGCGACGCGGAGATGGAGGCATATCTCACGAAGCACGGCCTGCCGAACGAGTGGGACTATTTCGATCCGGCGAAGGCCGACGAGAAGCGCGAGTGCGGTCTGCATGCATCGTGGGGCGCCCAAGCGGTGGCCACGGTATGA
- a CDS encoding NADPH-dependent assimilatory sulfite reductase hemoprotein subunit yields the protein MPEAAPTPVSANEVLKQNDPLLAGTIAATLADSAADRFSDDDTQFLKFHGCYQQDDRDVRKTGKKYLMMVRGRIPGGVMTPAQWIAFDDLATRHGNNTLRITTRQSIQFHGVLKSGLGALIKGINASLLSTLAACGDVSRNVTASPTPATSKVREQAYADAVRVALALAPKTKAYHSIWIDHVQLNLDEPANKDFVDPLYGPTYLPRKFKVSFVVPPVNDMDIYTNDLGFIAIIENDRLLGYNVAVGGGMGRSHGNEQTFPRLADVIGFVQPEHVIDVAKAVLTIHRDFGDRVNRKHARLKYVIEERGTAWTFAEVNRRAGGVLSAVRRYEFTTTGDVYGWNRAVDGSWFLTLFVETGRVKDADGRRQKTALREIAQKLPHIEFRLSANQNIILANIPDADRATIDAILAAHGVKTTDQASPLHAVAMACPALPTCGLALAESERMLPGLIDRIEKLGAEIGIAGEEIIIRSTGCPNGCARPYMAEIAFVGKAPGRYQLWLGGDAAGTRLNRLYRDTVKDPEIETELRPLLTRWKNERVAGERFGDFAARVLWPEIAAAKAALASASAPAAPKPQPALVAV from the coding sequence ATGCCAGAAGCAGCTCCCACACCAGTCTCCGCCAACGAGGTCCTGAAACAGAACGATCCGCTGCTCGCCGGCACGATCGCCGCCACGCTTGCCGATTCCGCGGCCGATCGTTTCTCCGACGACGACACGCAGTTCCTCAAATTCCACGGATGCTATCAACAGGACGACCGCGACGTCCGCAAAACCGGCAAGAAATACCTGATGATGGTGCGCGGCCGGATTCCCGGCGGCGTGATGACGCCGGCGCAATGGATCGCGTTCGACGACCTCGCCACGCGCCACGGCAACAACACGCTCCGGATTACCACCCGCCAGAGCATCCAGTTCCACGGCGTGCTGAAGTCCGGCCTCGGCGCCTTGATCAAGGGCATCAACGCCTCGCTGCTCTCCACGCTCGCTGCCTGCGGCGACGTCAGTCGCAACGTCACCGCGTCGCCCACTCCCGCCACCAGCAAGGTCCGCGAGCAGGCCTACGCCGACGCCGTCCGGGTCGCGCTCGCGCTCGCGCCGAAGACCAAGGCTTACCACTCGATCTGGATCGACCACGTGCAGCTGAACCTCGACGAGCCCGCCAACAAGGACTTCGTCGATCCGCTCTACGGTCCCACCTACCTCCCGCGAAAATTCAAGGTGTCCTTCGTTGTTCCCCCGGTGAACGACATGGACATCTACACGAACGACCTCGGATTCATTGCGATCATCGAGAACGACCGCTTGCTCGGCTACAACGTCGCGGTCGGCGGCGGCATGGGTCGCAGTCATGGCAACGAGCAGACGTTCCCCCGGCTGGCCGACGTGATCGGTTTTGTCCAACCGGAGCACGTCATCGACGTCGCGAAGGCGGTGCTCACGATCCACCGCGATTTCGGCGACCGCGTGAATCGCAAGCACGCGCGCCTGAAGTATGTCATCGAGGAACGCGGCACCGCGTGGACCTTCGCCGAGGTCAACCGCCGCGCCGGCGGTGTGCTTTCCGCCGTGCGCCGCTACGAGTTCACCACGACGGGCGACGTCTACGGCTGGAATCGCGCCGTCGACGGCTCGTGGTTTCTCACGCTCTTCGTCGAAACCGGCCGGGTGAAGGACGCTGACGGGCGCCGGCAGAAGACCGCGCTCCGCGAGATCGCCCAAAAGCTCCCGCACATCGAATTCCGGCTCAGCGCGAACCAGAACATCATCCTGGCGAACATTCCCGACGCCGACCGTGCCACGATCGACGCGATCCTCGCCGCTCACGGCGTGAAAACCACCGACCAGGCTTCGCCGCTGCACGCCGTCGCAATGGCCTGCCCCGCACTCCCGACCTGTGGGCTCGCACTCGCCGAGTCGGAGCGGATGCTGCCCGGACTCATCGACCGGATTGAAAAGCTCGGCGCAGAGATCGGCATCGCCGGCGAAGAGATCATCATTCGCTCGACCGGTTGCCCGAACGGCTGCGCGCGGCCGTACATGGCCGAGATCGCCTTCGTCGGCAAGGCGCCTGGCCGCTACCAACTCTGGCTCGGCGGCGATGCGGCCGGCACGCGACTCAACCGGCTCTACCGCGACACCGTGAAGGATCCGGAGATCGAGACCGAGCTGCGACCGCTGCTCACGCGCTGGAAAAACGAGCGCGTGGCCGGCGAGCGGTTCGGCGATTTCGCCGCGCGTGTCCTCTGGCCGGAGATCGCCGCGGCCAAAGCCGCCCTCGCTTCCGCGTCTGCCCCCGCAGCACCCAAGCCTCAGCCCGCCCTCGTCGCCGTTTAA
- the cobA gene encoding uroporphyrinogen-III C-methyltransferase, with product MTFSLSAESSTAPGRVLLVGAGPGAPDLITLRGVQALQHAQVVLYDDLANAALLEHCPAPAERIYVGKRLGSHSATQDHICDLLIEKARTGRRVVRLKGGDPMIFGRVGEELAALTEAGIPWEIVPGVTAASAAGAMAGIPLTQRGVSSTMVFVTGHPCGGQTTTPVDWRALAGLQATLCVYMGTQRFGEIADELMAGGRRRDTAVAVISNATLSSQHVRIGTLADGDELTNDPQRRPALILIGEVVRWSEMLKAAELAGAACEV from the coding sequence ATGACGTTTTCTCTTTCTGCCGAGTCGTCGACAGCCCCCGGTCGCGTGCTCCTGGTTGGCGCAGGCCCCGGCGCACCGGACCTGATCACGTTGCGCGGCGTGCAGGCGCTGCAGCATGCGCAGGTGGTTCTCTACGACGATCTTGCCAACGCCGCGTTGCTCGAGCACTGCCCGGCGCCAGCGGAGCGAATCTATGTTGGCAAGCGGCTGGGCAGCCACAGCGCGACGCAGGATCACATTTGCGACTTGCTCATCGAAAAAGCGCGCACCGGCCGGCGCGTGGTCCGGCTCAAGGGGGGCGATCCGATGATCTTTGGCCGCGTCGGCGAGGAGCTCGCTGCGCTGACGGAAGCCGGCATTCCGTGGGAAATCGTGCCGGGCGTCACGGCCGCGTCGGCGGCGGGCGCGATGGCGGGGATTCCGCTCACGCAGCGCGGCGTGAGCTCGACGATGGTTTTCGTGACGGGCCACCCCTGCGGCGGACAAACCACCACGCCGGTGGATTGGCGGGCGCTGGCGGGATTGCAGGCGACGTTGTGCGTCTACATGGGGACGCAGCGATTCGGCGAGATCGCCGACGAACTCATGGCCGGTGGCCGGCGCCGCGACACGGCAGTGGCCGTGATCTCGAATGCGACACTCAGCTCGCAGCACGTGCGGATCGGCACGCTGGCGGACGGCGACGAGCTGACGAATGATCCGCAGCGGCGCCCGGCGCTGATCCTCATCGGCGAGGTCGTGCGTTGGAGCGAGATGCTGAAAGCGGCTGAACTCGCCGGCGCGGCGTGTGAGGTTTGA
- a CDS encoding sirohydrochlorin chelatase, translated as MNADSRILLVDNGSLEPASTQQLRRLAAGLTERVRVEVVPASVAHSSKIPAEQLDGRPAELFEAALDRVLREGAIDVRVVPLFVGPSYAIVRHVPAVIAEQQTRFPQVRIALADPLAVAGEPRLAQILAAHVREILTSTAMNGEAGARGGTKVRVAVVDHGSPSRAVTDVRDAVAAQARDLLGDEVAAVTACSMERRDGPEYAFNEPLLANLLREDGWRDGPVVVALLFIAPGKHAGDEGDVAQIVRRARPDGGAGVRFTPVLGAHPLLLEVLADRARDVRCSRLEPTAVAGAVGTL; from the coding sequence ATGAATGCCGATTCACGAATACTGCTGGTCGACAACGGCTCGCTCGAACCGGCGAGCACTCAGCAGCTACGCCGGCTCGCGGCGGGGCTGACGGAACGCGTCAGGGTGGAAGTCGTGCCCGCGTCCGTGGCCCACTCGTCCAAGATCCCCGCGGAGCAGCTCGATGGCCGGCCGGCGGAGTTGTTCGAAGCGGCGCTTGACCGCGTGCTCCGCGAAGGAGCGATCGATGTGCGCGTCGTGCCACTATTCGTCGGCCCGTCGTATGCGATCGTGCGACACGTGCCGGCGGTGATTGCGGAGCAGCAAACCCGGTTCCCACAGGTGCGGATCGCGCTCGCAGATCCTTTGGCCGTGGCTGGCGAGCCGCGGCTGGCGCAAATCCTGGCGGCGCATGTTCGCGAGATCCTCACTTCCACGGCGATGAATGGCGAAGCGGGCGCCAGGGGCGGGACGAAGGTCAGGGTGGCGGTGGTCGATCACGGGAGTCCGTCGCGCGCGGTGACGGACGTGCGCGATGCCGTGGCAGCGCAGGCGCGCGACTTGCTCGGGGACGAAGTGGCGGCGGTGACGGCGTGCAGCATGGAGCGGCGCGACGGGCCGGAGTACGCGTTCAACGAACCGCTGCTCGCGAACCTGCTGCGCGAAGACGGCTGGCGCGATGGTCCCGTGGTCGTCGCGCTGCTGTTCATCGCGCCGGGGAAGCACGCGGGGGACGAAGGCGACGTCGCGCAGATCGTGCGGCGGGCGCGTCCGGATGGCGGCGCTGGAGTCCGCTTTACGCCGGTGCTCGGCGCGCATCCGTTGCTGCTGGAGGTGCTGGCAGATCGAGCGCGGGACGTGCGCTGCTCCCGACTCGAGCCAACCGCCGTCGCGGGCGCCGTCGGCACCCTGTAA
- a CDS encoding peptide ABC transporter substrate-binding protein, producing MNVHSCRLWLTLAALVLALTGCGKREGAPVQAADGSGGSAKPAPKILLYGNGAEVQDIDPQIVTGLPEHMVVTALGEGLVSYDARDLHPVPGVAESWEISAEGLTYTFHLRADARWANGDPVTARDFVGSYQRILTPALAAEYAYMLYNYIVGAKDYYDGKLTDFSQVGFRALDDRTLEIRLLQPTPYLLNAMNHYAWFPVHLATVAKFDGLARRGTNWTRPENFVGNGAFVIKSWRPNQAFVVQRSPTYWDRARVKLDEIHFFPVDNLDTEERMFRTGQLHVTYEVPSAKIDVYRRENPAALRIAPYLGTYFYRFNVTRPPLNDVRVRRALALAIDRESLVNNVVRGDERPAYAVSYPGNQGYTPRARLQGTVEEARRLLAEAGFPEGRGFPPLTLMYNTQQNNRLIAEAIQQMWRRNLGIDIALSNQEWKVYIDAQHTKNFDIQRAGWIADYVDPHVFLDLWETTSGNNDTGWGSAEYDRLLAASLHAKTTEERYEIYQQLDQILVDELPVMPIYYYNRVHLVSPKLINFFPTLLDLHPWKELDLAE from the coding sequence ATGAACGTTCACTCCTGCCGGCTCTGGCTCACGCTGGCGGCCCTTGTTCTCGCTCTGACCGGCTGCGGCAAACGCGAAGGCGCGCCGGTTCAGGCCGCCGACGGCTCTGGCGGTTCTGCCAAACCTGCGCCGAAAATCCTCCTCTACGGCAACGGCGCCGAGGTGCAGGATATCGATCCGCAAATCGTCACCGGCCTCCCCGAGCACATGGTGGTCACCGCGCTCGGCGAGGGCCTCGTGAGCTACGACGCGCGCGATCTGCATCCGGTGCCGGGTGTCGCCGAGTCGTGGGAGATTTCCGCCGAAGGGCTCACCTACACGTTTCACCTGCGCGCCGACGCCCGCTGGGCCAATGGCGATCCGGTCACCGCGCGTGACTTCGTGGGCTCCTATCAAAGGATCCTCACGCCTGCGCTCGCCGCGGAATACGCCTACATGCTCTACAATTACATCGTCGGCGCGAAAGACTACTACGACGGCAAGCTGACGGACTTTTCCCAAGTCGGCTTCCGCGCGCTCGACGATCGCACGCTGGAGATCCGACTGCTCCAGCCAACGCCGTATCTGCTCAACGCGATGAACCACTACGCGTGGTTTCCCGTTCACCTCGCCACCGTGGCGAAATTCGACGGACTCGCGCGGCGCGGCACCAACTGGACGCGACCGGAGAACTTCGTCGGCAACGGCGCGTTCGTGATCAAGTCCTGGCGACCGAACCAAGCCTTCGTCGTGCAACGCTCGCCCACCTATTGGGACCGCGCTCGCGTGAAGCTCGACGAAATTCATTTCTTCCCCGTCGATAATCTCGACACCGAGGAGCGGATGTTTCGGACCGGCCAGCTCCACGTCACCTACGAGGTGCCGAGCGCCAAGATCGACGTCTATCGGCGCGAGAATCCGGCCGCGCTGCGGATCGCACCATATCTCGGTACCTACTTTTACCGGTTCAACGTCACGCGACCACCGTTGAACGATGTCCGCGTGCGCCGTGCGCTGGCGCTCGCCATCGATCGCGAGAGCCTCGTGAACAACGTCGTCCGCGGCGACGAACGTCCCGCCTACGCGGTGAGTTATCCGGGCAATCAGGGCTATACGCCCCGCGCGCGCTTGCAGGGCACGGTCGAGGAGGCCCGCCGGCTGCTCGCCGAAGCCGGTTTTCCAGAAGGCCGCGGCTTTCCGCCGCTGACGCTGATGTACAACACGCAGCAGAACAACCGGCTCATCGCCGAGGCGATCCAGCAGATGTGGCGGCGCAACCTCGGCATCGACATCGCCCTCTCGAACCAAGAGTGGAAGGTCTACATCGACGCACAGCACACGAAGAATTTCGACATTCAGCGCGCCGGCTGGATCGCCGACTACGTCGACCCGCACGTGTTTTTGGATCTGTGGGAAACCACCAGCGGCAACAACGACACCGGCTGGGGCAGCGCCGAATACGACCGGCTGCTCGCCGCCTCGCTCCACGCCAAGACGACCGAGGAGCGCTACGAAATCTATCAGCAGCTGGATCAGATCCTCGTCGACGAGCTGCCGGTCATGCCGATTTACTACTACAATCGCGTGCACCTCGTCAGCCCGAAGCTGATCAATTTCTTCCCCACGCTGCTCGATCTGCATCCTTGGAAGGAACTCGACCTCGCCGAGTGA
- a CDS encoding M28 family metallopeptidase, with the protein MLALAVLPLPALSAAGTSFSAERMLAHTKVLASDEFEGRAPGSAGEEKTVAYLTQEFKKLGLQPGNPDGTFVQAVPLVGITSRPTLSIEVGGETRTLKHVEEFVGPTSRITSHIEVKNSELIFVGYGIVAPEFGWDDYKDVDVRGKTIVMLINDPPVRDAATGTLDPQVFGGKAMTYYGRWTYKYEIAAAKGAAGCLIVHETEPAAYPWAVVTGSRSRENFELRTPDGNAGHAAMEGWLTYDAAKSIFAAAGQNYERLKKAAATREFRPVPLDARASLTIDSTLRDVNSRNVVAKLEGADPTLRHEYVVYSAHWDHLGRDASLAGDQIFNGALDNASGVAVLIELARAFAELPADQRAKRSILFLSVTAEEKGLLGSRYYAEHPLYPLTHTVANINMDGANTYGRTSDIAVVGLGASTLDDLGLAVAQAQGRQLTPEEHPEHGSYYRSDHFEFAKVGVPAFYPKAGRTYLDQPADFGEKLTQEYINKHYHKVSDEVQSDWTFEGAVQDAEFMFRVGLRVANDSGRPQWKSGSEFKARREAMLQSAGIN; encoded by the coding sequence ATGCTCGCACTGGCCGTGCTGCCGCTGCCCGCCCTGTCCGCCGCCGGCACGTCGTTCTCTGCCGAGCGGATGCTCGCGCACACGAAGGTGCTCGCCTCCGACGAATTCGAGGGCCGCGCGCCCGGCTCAGCTGGCGAGGAGAAGACGGTCGCTTATCTGACGCAGGAATTCAAAAAACTCGGACTGCAGCCGGGCAATCCGGACGGAACGTTCGTGCAGGCCGTGCCGCTCGTCGGCATCACTTCGCGTCCCACGCTCTCGATCGAGGTCGGCGGAGAGACGCGCACCTTGAAGCACGTCGAAGAATTCGTCGGCCCCACGAGCCGCATCACGTCGCACATCGAGGTGAAGAACAGCGAACTCATCTTCGTCGGCTACGGCATCGTCGCGCCCGAGTTTGGTTGGGACGACTACAAGGATGTGGACGTGCGCGGCAAAACCATCGTGATGCTGATCAACGATCCGCCAGTGCGCGACGCCGCGACTGGCACGCTCGATCCGCAGGTGTTCGGCGGCAAGGCGATGACCTACTACGGCCGCTGGACCTACAAATACGAGATCGCCGCGGCGAAGGGCGCCGCCGGCTGCCTGATCGTGCACGAGACCGAACCCGCGGCCTATCCGTGGGCCGTCGTGACCGGCAGTCGCAGCCGTGAAAATTTCGAACTCCGCACGCCCGACGGCAACGCCGGCCATGCGGCGATGGAAGGCTGGCTCACCTACGACGCGGCGAAGTCGATCTTCGCCGCCGCCGGCCAGAACTACGAAAGGCTGAAAAAAGCCGCCGCCACGCGCGAGTTTCGGCCGGTGCCGCTCGACGCGCGGGCCTCGTTAACGATCGACAGCACGCTCCGCGACGTGAATTCGCGCAACGTCGTCGCGAAACTCGAGGGCGCCGATCCCACGCTGCGCCACGAATACGTCGTTTATTCCGCGCACTGGGATCACCTCGGCCGCGACGCGTCGCTCGCCGGCGATCAGATTTTCAATGGCGCGCTCGACAACGCCAGCGGAGTCGCGGTGCTGATCGAACTCGCGCGGGCGTTCGCCGAGTTGCCCGCCGACCAGCGCGCCAAGCGCAGCATCCTTTTCTTGTCCGTCACGGCGGAGGAAAAAGGGTTGCTCGGTTCGCGCTACTACGCCGAGCATCCGCTCTACCCGCTCACGCACACCGTCGCGAATATCAACATGGACGGTGCCAACACTTACGGTCGGACGAGCGACATCGCCGTGGTTGGCCTCGGCGCTTCCACGCTCGATGACCTTGGCCTGGCCGTCGCTCAGGCGCAGGGCCGTCAGCTCACGCCGGAGGAACATCCCGAACACGGCTCGTATTATCGCAGCGACCACTTCGAGTTCGCGAAGGTTGGAGTGCCGGCATTTTACCCGAAAGCCGGCCGAACCTACCTGGACCAGCCGGCCGATTTCGGCGAAAAACTCACGCAGGAATATATCAACAAGCATTACCACAAGGTGAGCGACGAGGTTCAGTCGGACTGGACGTTCGAGGGCGCCGTGCAAGACGCCGAGTTCATGTTCCGGGTTGGCCTGCGCGTCGCCAACGACTCAGGCCGTCCGCAATGGAAGTCTGGCAGCGAGTTCAAGGCCCGGCGCGAGGCGATGCTCCAATCCGCCGGAATCAACTGA